ACTCATCCCAGAATAAACTCTGGAACGACACAACCTCAAAAACTCCCTTCTTGGCAACTTTGCTTCAGCCCGAATATCTCCTGGGAACTCTATAACTCTCCAGAAGCAGGAACCGGGACTTTGGATTTCAATTACACCATTGTGCGCTATTGGAACAATTCTGCAGCAAACCTCAACACAGCTGTAGGTACCTCAGCAGGAATTAACGACTACACAGCGAAAGAAAGCTACCTGGGACAGCTGACATTTTCTCAAACATTTCCTGGGAATGTATGGACTATAGTGCTAGGCCAATATAGTCTCTACGCTATAGACGGTACACTATACGATAATGATCAACAAACCGGATTCATCAGCTATGCCCTTTCGCAAAACGCCAGTGCAACATATTCACAAGGAAGCTTAGGAGCATATCTACAGTTTTCTCCAACTGCAGAAATCCAAATTCAGGTCGGAGCCCAAGATGCCTTTGACCTCACGGGAACTTCCTTGAATTTCAATAACCTTACAAAAAATAAATACAACTTCTTTGGTTTCTTTTCCTGGTCTCCATCAACTTGGGGAGGAGGGCAATATTCCCTTTTGCTCTATAGCACGCGTTCTGTCCCCAAACAGCCCTCGCAAACTATGGGGTGGTCTGTAAACATCGGACAAAACCTCGGAGAAAAACTCTATGTCTTCGGAAGATGGAACGGCGCTACAGGAACCGCATTTGCAATAAACCGTTCCGTAGCGTGGGGAATCGCTTCTGCAAATCCTTTCAACCGAGATCCTAAAGATCTTTTTGGCCTAGGGTGTGCTATCAGCAAAGTGAATACCAAGGCTCTCCCCCCCCCTAGCAACACTCCAGTACGCAAGTATGAAACCGTTGCAGAGGTTTTTGCTACTATAGGCTTTGGTCCTCACCTCTCTTTAACTCCAGATTATCAAATTTTCATCCACCCAGCTCTTCGTCCTGAACGTAGCACGTCTCAAGTCTATGGAGTCCGAGGCAATTTCATTTTCTAAAAGTTATTTAATTTGAAAAATTCTTAGGAGTTTAATATGGCGTACGGCACACGTTACCCTACACTTGCCTTTCATACAGGAGGAGCTGGAGAATCCGACGATGGCATGCCCCCTCAGCCTTTTGAAACTTTCTGTTATGATTCTGCTCTTTTCGAAGCAAAAATTGAAAATTTTAATCTTGTATCTTACACCTCGGTCTTACCTAAAGAGCTCTTTGGAAACATCGTCCCTGTAGATACTTGCGTTAAAAATTTCAAGCATGGTGCTGTTCTTGAAGTAATCATGGCAGGACGCGGAGCAGCTCTCGCAGATGGGACCCAAGCTATTGCCACCGGAATCGGAATTTGCTGGGGAAAAAATAAAAATGGTGAGCTTATTGGCGGCTGGGCTGCAGAATATGTAGAATTCTTCCCTACATGGATAGATGATGATATCGCAGCTTCTCATGCCCAAATGTGGCTAAAAAAATCCCTACAGCACGAACTAGATCTGCGCTCAGTAGCAAAACACAGCGAATTCCAGTTCTTCCACAACTACATCAATATCAAAAAGAAATTCGGATTTTGCTTAACAGCATTAGGATTCTTAAACTTCGAAAATGCTGATCCAGTAACCGTGCAATAGGAGATCCCTATGGTCCTAAATAAAGTAAAATCACAAAAAAATCTTAACACCTTAGCGCTTGCAGGTATTGTTATCAGCTCTATGATCGGGGGAGGAATCTTTAGCCTTCCTCAAAATATGGCAGCAACAGCAAGTGCTGGTGCTGTTCTTCTTGCTTGGCTCCTTACAGGCGTAGGGATGTTTTTCATCGCAAATACATTTAAAATTCTCTCTCAAGTGCGCCCAGACCTTACTGCAGGAATTTACATGTACAGCAGAAAGGGATTCGGCCCTTATATAGGGTTTACAATCGGTTGGG
This genomic stretch from Chlamydia pecorum E58 harbors:
- a CDS encoding pyruvoyl-dependent arginine decarboxylase, encoding MAYGTRYPTLAFHTGGAGESDDGMPPQPFETFCYDSALFEAKIENFNLVSYTSVLPKELFGNIVPVDTCVKNFKHGAVLEVIMAGRGAALADGTQAIATGIGICWGKNKNGELIGGWAAEYVEFFPTWIDDDIAASHAQMWLKKSLQHELDLRSVAKHSEFQFFHNYINIKKKFGFCLTALGFLNFENADPVTVQ
- a CDS encoding carbohydrate porin; translation: MGLFRFVLLTGLCAYSTSPFLSYAISPKHHHHHRYADRLKRNQHYRNNRNSIKPSQNIESPLQQKVNEKYPECKNIFSPIKNFLASQAWEKNLSLTKLKLAAQNATNSQIALDLTLLPQWTHPRINSGTTQPQKLPSWQLCFSPNISWELYNSPEAGTGTLDFNYTIVRYWNNSAANLNTAVGTSAGINDYTAKESYLGQLTFSQTFPGNVWTIVLGQYSLYAIDGTLYDNDQQTGFISYALSQNASATYSQGSLGAYLQFSPTAEIQIQVGAQDAFDLTGTSLNFNNLTKNKYNFFGFFSWSPSTWGGGQYSLLLYSTRSVPKQPSQTMGWSVNIGQNLGEKLYVFGRWNGATGTAFAINRSVAWGIASANPFNRDPKDLFGLGCAISKVNTKALPPPSNTPVRKYETVAEVFATIGFGPHLSLTPDYQIFIHPALRPERSTSQVYGVRGNFIF